The sequence below is a genomic window from Cucumis melo cultivar AY chromosome 5, USDA_Cmelo_AY_1.0, whole genome shotgun sequence.
AAATTATAGAGAATAAATGGTTGCCCACTAAAGTATTTATTTATAGAAAATTAGGAAAAGAAATTGCTGTTTTTTAGCCTAAAAATTATAATAGTAATCAAAAAGTGAAATCCAATTcgatgaaataaaaaaaatgaagtgtAAAAGTGATTGAATTCTAGGGTTTGTTTCAATTGAATAAACGgttaaaagaacaaaaaaataaacgaacggccaaagaaaaaaaagcttaaaaaaggaaagagaaagggaaggaaaatcggaggaaaaagaaaatgtctGAAAGAGAAGACTCtcctcatcatcatcatcttcatcatcatcttcctccTTCTCCTCGTGAATCTCTCTgtttcttcttcaaaatcctTTTCCATTCCCTTCAAATCTTCTCCAGAAACAAACGCCATTTCCTCTCCATCTTTCTcctcctctctctccctctctctctcctccTCTTCACCCTTTCTCTCTCCTCTCATCCTCTCAAATCCCACATCCTCCACCTCGAATCCGTCCTCCGCCATTCCCCCACCCGTTTCGAGTTCCGTCATGTCTTCTCCGAGTCCCGTAACGACGCTTTCTCCCTCCTCCGTCTTCGTGCCGCCTTCTTTCTCCCCATCTACGCCTTTTCCCTCTTCCTCGCTGTCTCCACCGTCTCCTCCACTCTTCTCTCCTTCCAATCCAAACGCCCTTCTCTCAAATCCGCTCTCTCCGGCTTCAAAAACTCCTGGACTCGTCCTCTTGTTACCACGATTTGCATCTACACGATTCTCGTAGCCTACTCTATTGTGCCTAACACGCTCGCTTCGATTTCTCCGTCTCCGGCTTTGAGGTTTGTGGTTTTGGTGTTTGGCGTTGTTTTCGAGGTGTATTTGATTTCAATTATGAGTTTAGGGCTTGTTGTTTCGATTGCCGAAGAGAGATTTGGTTTTGATGCGATTCGTTATGCGGCGGCGTTGATGGCGGATCGGAGATTGAGTGGTTCGATTCTTACAGCGATGTTTCTTTTTGCGTCGAGTTTGATCTCGTCGGAGATGGAGGGGCTTATGGATGGGGTCGATCATTGGATGAGATCGACGGCGGCGGTGACGACGAATGTGGCGGTGAGCGTTGGGGATAAGATCGGGTTAATTTCTTTGTACGGTATGGTAATTATTTTCGGGTATGTGGTAACAACGGTTTTTTACTGTGAGTGTAGGAAGAGGGATTTTGTTAGGGTGGAAAACGAAGAGGATCATGATCATATTGTCATGGTTTaaacttcttttcttcttcttctatatTGGTTTTCATTGATGATTTAATTGGAATAGAATTGGCTTCgtgaatttttgttttattattttgattaattttgcagttgtttatttatttgtttttactttTGAAACTTAGAAACCCATTATTTTGTTACTTCGTATTTGTTTATCTTTAGCTCTTTCTAAGTTGGTTTGAGGTTTAATTCTAAGAATAATATtgttgtttaaaaaaattacaaaaatagatTCATTTAATTTATCTATTTCAAAATTACATGAGAatataaataaatgataaaaatacagcaaattgaaaaatattgataaaaatatttGTGTAAATCGTGACTAATCCAAGTTTTTCGTATAGAATTTATAGAAAGTGGTTCTCGATTTCTACCCACGTGGCATCACGTTTTACCCCTACTACACATTGGAGAAAGGAACTCGCGAACATGGAATCATGGATCAAGTCCacaatttctatatagaatttataaattttgttacCTATTAGTTGGTTTTTTGTCATCATCAATGAATACCCATCTTCTATCTTGAGTTCAATTTCTTGCAAATGGCATCTCTTTTTTTAGCTTATGTAGTTTTTacttgatatatattttttaaatatagtttgATTAATAATTTTTCTATGATGTGTTTTACTACATGTTTTTGGTGTTTtataaacataaacaaaaataattaaagtaCTCCATAagcaatatttaaaattttaaagtagaAATTACTTTGGTGAAATTGAACCCAAAATGTAAGATGCGACAATGATCATGttgatagaaaaaaattattaagcCAATGATACCTTTAAAATTCATTAggtaataaaatttataatttctacgTGGAAATCATGGACTAGGTCCATGAGTTCCAAAACCAATAACCGGGGGTTCACTCTCTGAAGTGACAGTAGAGGCAAGACGTAGTGCCACATGGGTGGAAAATGTGGACTAGATCCACGATTTGTACACTTATTTTTGTtaaatctttttcttcttaaatattcttttgttattatttattaaaataatattatttttgttggaatttatattCTAAAACTTATTATTTGTAACtttaaaatcatattctattcaataaagttgttattgaaaACTTATCAGTGAAATTAAATATtctaatcttgaatccaataaaccaAGGTCATGAGATTATCttaagtaaacttgaactttacgtagagacataaacatgaatcAAGTTCGCTTATATAACATAAATGGTcaatagtatatgaataaggttggatgcCCTATTCTAGGGATATTATGAATGTGACCCACTTTGTAGCTActacaaatgatgtgatcctgaTTCGTTTATGTAGAGACTTGAAAATAAGGACATCATATGTAATGAATGCACATAAAACTAaatcatgaaatagtcacttttacattATAATACAGTTTACTTTATAAAACTCACCGATGACCTAGGTAACATAATCTTAATCTTAAGTTAACTGTGAACTCATGTTTAaatgagattatccttagatctacatgaGTGAGGACAACTCATCAGTGTTGTCCCAATAAACCCTCACGTTTTAGAGGTAGAAAGGGTGGATAATTTGGGACATAAAGTGCATGATGGAACTCACTCCTGACCGCTTTAGAGTCAGTAGATAAGATGTTCCTTACgtactgaatccaagtcttaaataaggggtcctaccctctcattggctcgagagagatatttggtttataggttggaccttaaatgATTAGTGGAACtaaaggaacaagatgtaatcatGGGAGTAAAACGATATTTTTACCCAGTTGAGGTTACAAATAACTTGTGAAAGATTAACTTAAGTGAGTTAGGTGTTGGCTTGAGAAGTTGACATTAAACCCACTAAGTTAAGcgggttatgtgttgttggcctTTGACAAAGAGTATCATGCAGTTGTTGCATGTTATTTGTATATGGGGCTTCCAAATTCATTGTGAAAGATTGGTCACTTTGAGAATTTAGGCTGAGATTCTTTACAAGAAATTACTTCTTTTAACACTAAAATTTCTTCcaaattttcatctttttctctctctcagTTCTTTCATCCACTaggtcccacaactcggttttGAGTTCAAAGAATAGTGGGTCAATTCTAATGGTGGTCTGTTTGAGTTTGTAAGAAGAATCGAGCAAATTGAAAGCTACCAAGGTAAAATTTCTTAAAACCCTAATCtactttagtttattttaaGGTTTCTAACATGTTAATCATTGCAATTAGAGTATTATTTCAATTCGTTTTTCGCCGTGCATGCCTAATTTTCTgtccatatttttttttaaatacaattcATGTTTTGATATGAATTAGAGTTTCCAGGAAGATGACCATTTTTAGTAGGATAGTTGTTAAGTTATAGAGATTGATAAATATCTTACATCTCTAATGTGATTCAAGTAGTAAGAAGTTCGACTTAATTAAAATGTTAGGTTTCATACATTTCTGAGGGATGAGCCACTAACAACAAAGCACTCCACGGGGAGGTTATCCATACAAAAATCTCTTAGTCACATAGTTAAAAGTTAACAGTTTAAGAGATCACATCTTCTTTATTAGACGTATATTTGAAAAGTTTATgaacttaatttattatttaacttgaaaattttaagatcGCGGAGTAGTCTAGTTGGCTTAGTCAATTACTTCAACAGACAATTTGGTCGTGCCTAATTTTGCATTAACATATTTTTTAATGTGCATTTTTGTAGCATCCTtggaacatatatatatatatatatatatatatatatatatatatatatatattatttaaaatagtcAAAGTAGAAAGGAGTTTTAATGGAGTGAGTTTTATAAGTAAAAATGTATCATTATCAAAATAAGCATAGTTCACCCTGTATGAAACTTGTACGTAAAAAAACGTATCGATTCGGTTGTTACACTAAACAATATAAACAAAAAAGGAGAAGTAACGAAAACACTCTactaaaaaattatttgtaaattatttgttttttcaattgttttttttttaaaaaaatgcacTATCTATTCCATTAAACCCAAAGAAATTGGAATGAGTGGAGAAAAGATTCAGCACTTCAAAAAGACCGGGGAAAGCCTTATAGAGTAATAATGAAAAATTGAATCCAAAGGATGAAAAGAAGAATTGTCATTGTCATCGTCATCTTTTATTTTCTCACTCAAATTTATTCGTACATTTATAGACCTTTCATATTAAAGTGTACGCTAAAAGcattaaatagttttaaaaaccaattaatttaattaattatactttaaattcaatattttgattatgaaaatataaaaatattattattataaatgttTTTAATATAGATTTCCATTACTATGCTTAGTGTCCACTATGTCTCAGTTCCCTTTATACCTAATTCTCTTGATAAATATGTACTCTTCAAGATATCCACTCTTAGTGACCCTATAATTCAGCTCTTAACTTACCAAATTGCCTATATATATAGCATTTGGTGGATTTGTAATACACACATTAGAGAGAAATCTATGAAATTTGGAGGAAGTggagaaatttgaaaattttaagtttttataatttctttattttaggaaaattgtaaaaaatagaacatctgataaaattgttgaataagaaattttggaaaccaatcacaaattgccacgtcatttaccaaaataattgcatttggaattaattaaaaattggcatgtatctcaaaattaaatttaaagacaaattggttaattctaatgatgtcacaggTCTTTATAAttagatcaaattaattatttttgttcaattaaatattatttacttgggctaaaattcaattaagcccaaaaaataagcttaatttagcccaaatgTTAGATAtcacccaaatccatgtgattgagcccatgggtctGGTCCAAGACCAACTaggcccaagtccataaaagtccaccagagaactctataaatagaggagttctcttcatttgtgggtttgaaatttttttactccagaaggtctagagagaatttcTCCAAGAGCTACAAGACTCCCTAACTTCTGAGTCGATcgccctcgaagattgaagtttctttgaagatacaagctttcttccaagactctaacttcaagaacatcatgtGCTTTGCTTCCTTAAATCAAGCGTGAGCGTCAAGAGAAATCAGAGGATTAAATCCTAGAGATTGAACCATaccgcatcaaatcaacataaatacaacatcaacataagttcaattccacgaatCAAATTCCTTCGAAAATCTTATGTGAACAAATTGACACGTCCAGTGTGGGAcctctctacctttcatctctctctcgtcatccaaatctacaagaaaattAATAGCATCAAAGAAGGctgcatccaaatcttctgttGCAAGCGACACTTACACAAGACCTGTCACTCGCAATCATTCTAAGGGAATCATCAAGAAGTAGGATCAAGATTCTACCAGCGTACAGAGCATTCTTAAGCAATTGATGGAGTCTCCTAAAGTTGGGATTGTCATAAAGGAAAAGCCTTTGTATGATAACTCTAATTCCGCCTCTAGCATGTCAAAGAGGGAAGCACACCCTAACGTAATGTTTGTCATCATGACTGATGTAACGATCTAGGCTGCCATGGCgaagatggagagaaaaattaATCTCCTGATGAAGGTTATTGAGGAACAATACCATGAAATCGCAGCTTTGAGGGAGCAGATGTAGACTTGTGAAATTGCTGAGTCGAGTCAAACTCCTATTGTCAAAGCTGGTGATAAAGAGAAGAATGTGGTTTAAGAAAACCAACCACAATAACAATCAGCCTTTGTTGTTTCTCTCTCAGTTTAGCAACTACAGGATATGATCACAAATTCAattagagctcagtatggaggaccgCCGAAAACTTatttcatgtactctaagccgtacaccaagagaatcgacAACTTAAGAATATcgcttgggtaccaacctccaaaattccagCAGTTCAATGAAAAGGGCAACCTAAAGCAGCACATCGCCCAGTTTGTCGAAACATGCGAGAATGTAGAATCAAGAGAAGACCAGCTTATCAAGCAGTTCGTTtgaagcttgaaaggaaatgctTTTGAGTGGTACACTTATATGGAGCTGGAAGTCATTGAAAGCTGGGAACTAGAAAAGGAGTTCCTCAACTGCTTCTACAACACCATATGAATCGTAAGCATGATGATGCTTACAAACACGAAACAACAAAAGGGAGAACGAGTCATTGACTACAtcaaccgatggagagctctgagTCTTAACTATAAAGATCGACTCACTGAACTGTCGGCTGTagaaatgtgcacccaaggcatgcattggggactTTTCTACATTTTACAAGGAATAAAGCCTCgcacatttgaagagttagcaactcGCGCTCATGATATAGAGTTAAGCATCGCTAGTAGAGGAACTAAGGGTTTTTCTGTTCTTgaagtaagaaaagataagaaagagACGAATGATGCTAAAAAGATAGTGAAGAGCACCATTAAGGAATCTATGGTTGTAAACATGACCCCACTAaagttctctaaaagaaaagaaggatgatggaagcgagagacgatgtctgactttaaaagaaagatagaaaaaagcTTACTCATTTCCTGATTCAGATATTGTAGACATGCTATAACAACTACTAGAGAAGTAGCTGATCCAGCTGCTAGAATGTAAGTGACCTGAGcaagcaggaaaagtagatgatcccaactactgcaagtatcatcgggtcatcaATCACTCGGTAGAGAAATGTTTTGTACTAAAGGAGCTAATTCTAAGATTAGCTCGTGAGAAAAAAATCGAGTTAGACTTAGAGGAGGTAACTCAAACAAACTATGCTATAGTGATGATAGTGTTAAAGGCTCCTTCGTCAAGATTGATTTTTGAGCAAAGGGAAAGTTTGGTCCAGTTCGAGACCTTTGAGCCTATAGTTGTCCAATTCTATCAAGAAGCACCCAAGGATTCTTAAGGTAAAGAAAGACTGGTCAAAGAAGACTATGAAGGATGGATCGTTGTGAcccattgaaagaaaagaaagtcgaCTCCGACCCAAAAAGAGTCCCACTCCTACATAAATTATAGAAGAGGGTATAAGgctcaaaagaataagaagaaaaagaagactcGAAAGCCTAAGCTTTTCCACCTTAACGCTTAATAACCTTGGCAGACTTCTTTCCAACAAGATTCATTTGTGATCATCAGAATGAAAACCCATAAGTCGTTGCGTGTCATGCTATCAACGCAACGGAGGAAGAAAGCATCCCTCCAAGATCACTAGAGGAGAAGGAACTGTCAAAAGACCTATCGGTGTTCAATGTGGATGATTTGTTatcacttcctcaagaaaccaaaaccaTTCTTATTGATGCATTGTTAAATTTAGGAGCACCAAGTTCAAGTGCTCTAACTGCGACATACAAAAGTACTCCTTATTGCATGTCTATAGACTTCTCAGATGAGGATTTGCTATTAGGatctaaacttcataatagaccCTTGTATGTTTTTGGATACGTTTGAGAATAGAGTCGACCGGATTCTCATTGATAATTGGATCTGCTGTCAACATAATGCCGAAGTTGACTATGAGGCAATTAGGCATCTTGATGGACAAGCTCTCAAATAGCAAGCTGGTAATATACGGTTTCAACCAGGGCTGCCAAAAAGCAATAGGCATGATACGCCTATAACTCACAACTGGTGACCTAAAGGCTAGTGTATTGTTTCATGTTATATACTTAAGGACCACTTATAAGTTGTTACTCGGTCGTCCTTGGATTCATGGAAATTGAGTAGTAACTTCGACACTGCATCAGtactttaaattttatcaagatgGCGTAAAAAAGGTTGAAGCCGACTCTAAACCGTTCTCAAAGGCTGAGTCCCACTTCGTAGATGCAAAGTATTATTTGAAGAATGATGATATACTAGAAGCCGTGCCTGCAGAAATTCCTGTCGTAAAAAGAGAAGATAATTTACAATTGAAATCACTTGCAAGTAGAGAACCACATAAAAGTAAATGAACCTTTAACTCTGGAAAGGGTGAGACATCTACGAGCACCACAAAAAGTATGATCTTAATGAATGAGAAGACTTCAAACCCACCGATTTTGTGTTATGTCCCTTTGTCGAAACATAAGAAAGGCGAGTCACCATTCGTAGAGTCCCTAAAAGGCTTGAAGGTTAGCAACATCAAAGTTCTAAAAGAAAGCTTCACTACACCGCttaccaaaataaaaaaacaagaaataaagATAGACTTGATGAAAGAACACTTGCCCCAAAGGCAGACAAAAGACGAATTCGACCCTAAGGCTTACAAATTGATGGCAAAAGTAGACTATGACTTCATAGCTCACGCGAGTTCAAAAGCTTGAAAATTCATGAACAACTTGAACTCTCCTAAACCCAAAAGAAGCTGTTACAGGAAGTACATGTTATACCCGTGTCAAAAAAATGACTCGAATACAAGTCGCCAAAGCCAATCCGTATAACTAGAAAGGGGAAAGAAAAAGTGGTTGACATAAATCATATAACTATAGAGGAGGTTGATagtatggaagaaaaaaaaggtgatAGTTAAAGAACCTCAACATTTGACCGAATTAGATCGCATGTTTCACACGCCCCAATATTTGAAAGACCAAGCATGACAAAGATAGAAAGAAAAGATCACCAGTCAACATCTAGCATTCATCGATGATTGACCTTTTAAAGGCTAACTACGACCTTTAGAAAAGAGAAAGCACATGTCAGGCCTCGACGACTACAAGATCATTAACATTTGAAAGGCTAAGCATGACTTAAAAATATGTACAAACACCCTGTGCTTCAATTTTTAATCGTTTTAGCAATGGAGGCCCACATGTCAAGACTGGTTCTAGCATAGATACAAAGAAGAAGGAATCAACATCTCGCGCGTTAGTTTGGCGCCGAATTAAGCATACAAACGTTGAGAAttgccatggtaaggagttTTCTTGTGAGACAAGAGGAGAGGGAGAAATTCGTAGCAATGTTCCTTCCCtagtgaaaagaaaaacttttgttaCTCTTAATACAAGTCAAGGTTCGTTGAAGGTGAAAAGGCATGATGTTATACTAACTAATTCTGAAAATGAAGGCTCAGAAGAAGGAGAAGGTGAAACCTCATGTCATTACATCACCATTATTGAGGAATCAAAGATTGAAACTCTTGAAGAAGATGCGAAAGATGTCCCATAGAGTTTAGAGGATGAGCTAAAAGAGGTAAACCTTGGTACAATAGAGGAACCACGCCCAACTTTCATTAGTGCATCTCTCTCTAGTGAAGAGGAGGGTAAGTACATGAGTTTGCTCGCCAAGTATAGGGACATTTTTGCTTAGTTGTATAAGGAGATGCTAGGACTTGATCCAAAAGTAGCAGTCCATCATCTCGCAATCAAGCTAAGGTATCGGCCGATTAAGCAAGTGCAACTGCGTTTTCAACCAGAGCTTATTCCTCAAATTGAGGTTGAAGTTATTAAGTTGATTGAAGTAGGATTCATTGGCGATGTCAAATATCCAACATGGATAGAAAACATTGTCCCtgtcagaaaaaaaaaattgggcaGCTTCGCGTTTATGTAGACTTTTGTGACCTGAATAATGCATGCCCTAAAGATGATTTTCCTTTGTCCATCACATAAATCATGGTTGATGCTACTACTGGACACGAGGTGCTGTCCTTTATGGATGGATAGTTTGGATATAACCAAATACAAATGGTCCTCTCAAATGAAGAAATGACAGCCTTTAGAACTCCAACGGGAATATACTGCTACAAGGTGATGCCTTTTGGATTGAAAAATGCTAGTGCTACTTATCAGCGTGCTATGCATAAAGTGTTTGACGATATGTTGCATAAGTATGTTGAGTGCTATGTTGATGATCTTGTGGTCAAATCCAAGAGACGATAAGACAGTTTAAAGGATCTAAAAATTGTGTTGGATTGCTTGCAAAAATATCAGTTAAGGACGAACCCTCTCAAGTGCGCGTTCGGTGTGACTTCAGGAAAGTTTCTTGGTTTCATTGTAAGGCACCGAGGGATTAAGATAGACGATTCCAAGATTGATACCATTCAAAAGATGCCAAGgccaaagagtttgcataaTCTAAGAAGTCTTCAGGGACAATTGACTTACATTCGAAGGTTCATCTCCAACTTGGCTGGTCGGTGCCAaccttttcaaaagttgatgagaaaaggagaaaattttGTGTGGGATGCAGCTTGTCAGAATGCTTTTGATAGCATAAAAAAATACTTGCTTAATCCTTTAGTATTAGGAGCTTTAGTACCTGGCAAGCCATTAATACTGTACATTGCTGCATATGAAAGGTCTGTAGACGCACTGTTGGCACAAGAGGAGGATAAGGAAAAATAACGTGCTCTCTACTATCTTGCACTTTTCTTTACCATCGATAAGTTGAGGCATTATATGCAGGCCTTCACAGTTCATCTAGTAGCAAAGGCGGACCTATAAAGTATGTTTTATTCAGGCCAATTATCTCTGGACGCTTAGCCAAATGGGCGGTTCTACTCCAGTAATATGACATTGTCtatgtagccacctaattttgtccgaccttatttaaaattaatttaattgctagattaatttttaccttaatttggcttattttgaattttatgattaactacatttttcttaaaaaaaaaaaagtattatttaATTGCTTTTAAAGTTTTGTGGGTAGTTTGGTTAGAGTAACTAAATCAATTTGTTAGTCTAACTAAGGTAGTGGAGAAATACCAAATATgttaactttttttaatttgattttgttaaTAAAGGCTCCATGCCATTTTGAGTTGTATGCCAAAGTTGgcattatttcaaattaaaacaaattccactattttgaatttttagcgaTTTGAAGAAGCATTTTTTGCTATAAATAACCCACTCTTCTTCATCCACACAacacaacataaaaaaaaggCGATACAAAAAAACTCTAGAAATTTTTACAACCTCAATGATCCACACCTCaacttagttggaggtgtaTAGTAGGACTTTGGTCCCAATGATCCACACCTCAAATAACAAGTGAGTTTAGTGTGTTGAGATTTcaatctctctcttttcttttttcttattcttcttattattttgtttatttttccttcaaagttctttattttttttccttatttttactattctcattattttatttatcttttttcaaacttccataaaaaatgcaaaaaaaaaaaaaaaaaaaaactaaatgattaaatattttcttttattattgttcttatttttttacttttctttctcttataattatttatttattatcttgtgagcttctcttatatatatatatatatatatatatatatattttattttatcatatATTTCTTCCTACCTTGTTCTTTatctctttttatttattattatgtctttcctttgttaatttattcttaagctttattctctatatatattgcatctttatttttttttatatgtaattagcattgttatttatttaattatttttctttttatagcattgattttgcttctttaatattttctcATATTGATTATTGCTACTTTAATATATTCTCgtcttttatatgttatttaatattttatttttttctcaatttaatatgttattgtTAATAACTGTCTATATTTgttaacatttttaaattatgtttttctttaaaaaaaaaaaacatccgacgatggaatctaggaaatttgggagtccaatttcttagaattcttgaggtgaagAAATCGATATTGTGGAAGTCCGAGATTgatctccaatatgtttttattaaaatctcaatatgttattttatgtttgcatAGTTTATTATGATGCTTCTTTTCTCTTGTTTATTTCTACTTTATAAGCCtcattttgtttcttatttaaaattttcgaCTCTTTGTAATTAAAATTCTCAATGGTTAAAAATCTTTCTAACTTAAAATTATCTAAGTTTTAAAACATTTcacaaaactattttttttaatcatttagaattttttcttttaaagttacaatttttttaatgtttttcaaacgttcaaaatttaatctatgatttcataaggtttcttaatcaattttttctaataacttatatcGTTTTTCCTAAACGaaatcctacgatggaatctaggaaatttgggagtccGATTTCCTAGAATTCTTGGGGTGAGGGATCatatctttgggagtccaagatttgatcccaagaaaaaattattttaattaatgttttaaaaaaattctctttATTAGAAGGATATTCCTATGatggattttgagaaattgtactaattctTCACTTTCTTGAGGTGAGAAGATTTTCCTCAACATACTCTAATTGATGGAATGttttccacttattttatgagatcatcgcttcaaatattggagaaTGAGGGATAAAATAAGACATtagtttttaaagaaattaaagaacattttcaattcaagatttaaaATTTGGTCATTGTTTTTTAAACGGGTGTTGTGGGGTGCTAACAACTTTctcatacacaaatgactcccgaacttaACTCTAGTTTTCGCAGAccattttttaatgattttattcaaaaggtttttactatatttcgatgtttaatcacaccgtaaaaaagattggttgcaactcctattttattttaaaaactaactCATTTTAAGGACGTCGGCCTCTCCGCGTCATCTCGAGCACGTGACAACAGTCTATATTCCCTAGAAGGTGATAAAAGGACAAGCGCTGGCAGACTTTCTAGCAAACC
It includes:
- the LOC127149584 gene encoding uncharacterized protein LOC127149584; the encoded protein is MSEREDSPHHHHLHHHLPPSPRESLCFFFKILFHSLQIFSRNKRHFLSIFLLLSLPLSLLLFTLSLSSHPLKSHILHLESVLRHSPTRFEFRHVFSESRNDAFSLLRLRAAFFLPIYAFSLFLAVSTVSSTLLSFQSKRPSLKSALSGFKNSWTRPLVTTICIYTILVAYSIVPNTLASISPSPALRFVVLVFGVVFEVYLISIMSLGLVVSIAEERFGFDAIRYAAALMADRRLSGSILTAMFLFASSLISSEMEGLMDGVDHWMRSTAAVTTNVAVSVGDKIGLISLYGMVIIFGYVVTTVFYCECRKRDFVRVENEEDHDHIVMV